One window from the genome of Pieris rapae chromosome 8, ilPieRapa1.1, whole genome shotgun sequence encodes:
- the LOC111001033 gene encoding dynein axonemal assembly factor 3 homolog, with the protein MYWGISPALDLQQEYIKHGDRNAYELNFLVIGGCDARHLIKTLAQAYRHKRRYMNLFVVDGCPELIARQLLLLSLALERTTRCGLLEKTRRFLEVYGNLLLRPTTSRYLSGKSRQLVEMITNPEYMSCLVPSVSIDQMKYRERDYMENLFNFWTTGNTNQFNACELWEHRLRHSLGVRYDNRSGVFDWDYHMRVKEIASQICFQEYKHFREHGIAYTWLETEVCRPNVSFAAGVYKCGDRYLHRGYLGDMVSSPYLAYGLDCEDKDMLKSTHGVNYKRATDISERNLLRMFYELENRQAFDVNAFNLDNQQNLGMVRLSQLDAKISESGHEAPLILREDRDTYIDVDFGKVHFLSLSALEHYPHKPHFQGLFHGVFVGHNMLSRLKPSVWSMARDDAVVLMESRKYMVGLKRDDVKSYGELIQQAATTAQCDKITSFNPEKDDFAKFVIRRKSESTDISL; encoded by the coding sequence ATGTACTGGGGAATTAGCCCTGCATTGGACCTGCAGCAGGAGTATATTAAGCACGGCGACAGAAATGCATATGAACTTAATTTTCTCGTCATCGGAGGCTGCGATGCGAGACACCTCATCAAAACACTGGCGCAAGCGTACCGACACAAGAGAAGGTACATGAATCTGTTCGTTGTGGATGGTTGTCCTGAACTTATTGCACGTCAACTGCTTCTTCTTTCCTTGGCCTTGGAACGAACGACACGATGCGGCTTGCTGGAGAAAACGAGACGCTTCCTCGAAGTTTACGGCAATCTCTTACTTCGACCAACAACCTCCCGGTATCTAAGCGGGAAATCTCGCCAATTGGTTGAAATGATCACTAACCCAGAATACATGAGCTGTCTTGTACCTTCCGTGTCTATAGACCAGATGAAGTACCGAGAACGCGATTATATGGAGAATCTTTTCAACTTCTGGACCACAGGTAACACAAACCAATTTAACGCCTGTGAACTTTGGGAGCACCGTCTACGTCATAGCCTCGGCGTAAGGTACGACAATAGATCAGGAGTTTTCGATTGGGACTATCACATGCGTGTAAAAGAGATTGCCAGCCAAATTTGTTTCCAGGAATATAAGCACTTTAGAGAGCATGGGATTGCTTACACTTGGTTAGAGACGGAAGTTTGCAGACCGAACGTAAGTTTTGCTGCAGGCGTTTACAAATGCGGTGATAGATACTTACACAGGGGATATCTGGGAGATATGGTGAGCTCACCGTACTTGGCGTATGGACTAGACTGTGAAGACAAAGACATGTTGAAATCGACTCATGGCGTTAACTACAAACGCGCCACAGATATTTCCGAACGTAATTTATTGAGGATGTTTTATGAGTTGGAGAATCGACAGGCGTTTGATGTAAATGCGTTTAACTTGGATAATCAACAGAACCTGGGCATGGTGAGGTTGAGTCAACTTGACGCGAAGATTTCTGAGAGTGGTCATGAAGCTCCGTTGATTTTGCGAGAGGATCGCGACACGTATATCGATGTGGATTTTGGTAAAGTTCATTTTCTATCGCTGTCTGCGTTGGAACACTACCCGCACAAGCCGCACTTTCAGGGACTGTTTCATGGTGTGTTCGTTGGCCATAACATGCTCTCCCGTTTGAAGCCTAGTGTATGGTCGATGGCTCGTGATGATGCTGTAGTGCTGATGGAGTCTCGCAAGTATATGGTTGGGTTGAAGCGAGATGATGTAAAGTCATACGGAGAGCTAATTCAACAAGCGGCTACGACAGCGCAATGCGATAAAATTACAAGTTTTAATCCGGAAAAAGATGATTTTGCCAAATTTGTTATAAGGAGAAAAAGTGAGAGCACTGATATATcactttaa